One genomic segment of Streptomyces sp. RerS4 includes these proteins:
- a CDS encoding triose-phosphate isomerase gives MNDDVRNIVLGVIATAVSGGFGWFTRTYLWRRALRRKQAFFGLPSGSDCLFVANRQMGGRESSVHRNDAFALLEISALIKDCGANVQIVTHDEARQGFGERAEFCVGGPTSNARTVAHLATMLPGVRVNVDAEAHADRGAIQVGGETYRWLKGEEDHVLLARLASAEGGRPVFLLSGQTAVSNQAAARYLARHHERLARKYGGDSFCLILKVVNSQAYGPDVTELVADVTRAARTPVAEAA, from the coding sequence ATGAACGACGACGTGCGCAACATCGTGCTCGGGGTGATAGCCACCGCCGTCAGTGGCGGGTTCGGCTGGTTCACCCGGACCTACCTCTGGCGGCGCGCGCTCCGCCGCAAGCAGGCGTTCTTCGGGCTGCCGAGCGGCTCCGACTGCCTGTTCGTCGCCAATCGGCAGATGGGCGGCAGGGAATCCTCGGTGCACCGCAACGACGCGTTCGCGCTGCTGGAGATCTCCGCGCTGATCAAGGACTGCGGGGCGAACGTCCAGATCGTCACCCACGACGAGGCCCGGCAGGGCTTCGGCGAGCGCGCCGAGTTCTGCGTCGGCGGTCCGACGTCCAACGCACGGACGGTCGCCCACCTGGCCACGATGCTCCCCGGGGTACGGGTCAACGTCGACGCCGAGGCGCACGCGGACCGGGGGGCGATCCAGGTGGGCGGGGAGACCTACCGGTGGCTCAAGGGCGAGGAGGACCACGTGCTGTTGGCCCGGCTGGCGTCCGCGGAGGGCGGCCGGCCGGTCTTCCTTCTGTCGGGCCAGACGGCCGTCAGCAACCAGGCCGCCGCCCGCTATCTGGCCCGCCACCACGAGCGGTTGGCCCGCAAGTACGGGGGTGACTCCTTCTGCCTGATCCTGAAGGTGGTCAACTCGCAGGCGTACGGCCCCGACGTGACCGAACTGGTGGCCGATGTCACGCGGGCGGCCCGGACACCCGTAGCGGAAGCCGCGTGA
- a CDS encoding Ig-like domain-containing protein has product MVGTALLAAALTACGGGSGGAAASGAGKADAKQKAAMAISVNLTGESVKAGEPVKVTIADGKLAQVKVTDGKGGELPGLISADGKSWTSERNASPGTEYKVEAQNTDSQSANTQFKTSAADKVNKVSINISKGSTVGVAMPVSLVFDNPVKNKAEVEKQLKVTTSNNTEGSWGWFKDYSGKDRVDWRPKEYWKSGTDVKVDMNLSGVDSGPGGGLFARDYNTEFKIGKDRRMEVSLDTKKMTVAEDGQVVKTIPISAGTPGGKKASWSGKMVLMSKEGTIRMDSQTVGLGDSYDKMVDYSMRLTWSGMYAHAAPWNAAHFGNTNSSSGCVGMSDANAKSFYESVQVGDAFEVVGSGSKGNADIGNGYGEWNLSWDQWKAKSALAGGTQNG; this is encoded by the coding sequence GTGGTGGGCACCGCCCTGTTGGCCGCCGCGCTGACCGCCTGCGGGGGCGGTTCCGGTGGCGCCGCCGCGTCCGGCGCCGGCAAGGCGGACGCGAAGCAGAAGGCGGCCATGGCGATTTCGGTGAACCTCACGGGCGAGTCGGTCAAGGCCGGCGAGCCCGTGAAGGTGACGATCGCCGACGGAAAGCTCGCCCAGGTGAAGGTCACCGACGGCAAGGGCGGGGAACTGCCCGGCCTGATATCCGCCGACGGAAAGAGCTGGACCTCCGAGCGCAACGCCTCGCCCGGCACGGAATACAAGGTGGAGGCCCAGAACACCGACAGTCAGAGCGCGAACACCCAGTTCAAGACCTCGGCCGCCGACAAGGTGAACAAGGTCTCGATCAACATCTCCAAGGGCAGCACGGTCGGCGTGGCGATGCCCGTGTCGCTCGTCTTCGACAACCCGGTGAAGAACAAGGCCGAGGTCGAGAAGCAGCTGAAGGTCACCACGTCGAACAACACCGAGGGTTCCTGGGGCTGGTTCAAGGACTACTCCGGCAAGGACCGGGTGGACTGGCGGCCGAAGGAGTACTGGAAGTCCGGCACCGACGTGAAGGTCGACATGAACCTGAGCGGTGTGGACTCCGGTCCGGGCGGCGGCCTCTTCGCGCGGGACTACAACACCGAGTTCAAGATCGGCAAGGACCGCCGGATGGAGGTCAGTCTCGACACGAAGAAGATGACGGTCGCCGAGGACGGCCAGGTGGTCAAGACGATCCCGATCTCGGCCGGCACTCCCGGCGGCAAGAAGGCCTCCTGGTCCGGGAAGATGGTGCTGATGTCGAAGGAGGGCACCATCCGGATGGACTCCCAGACGGTGGGCCTCGGCGACTCCTACGACAAGATGGTCGACTACTCGATGCGGCTGACCTGGTCGGGCATGTACGCCCACGCGGCGCCGTGGAACGCGGCCCACTTCGGCAACACCAACAGCAGTTCCGGTTGCGTGGGCATGAGTGACGCCAACGCGAAGTCCTTCTACGAGTCCGTGCAGGTCGGCGACGCCTTCGAGGTGGTCGGCAGCGGCTCGAAGGGCAACGCCGACATCGGCAACGGCTACGGCGAGTGGAACCTGTCCTGGGACCAGTGGAAGGCGAAGAGCGCCCTGGCCGGAGGCACGCAGAACGGCTGA
- a CDS encoding alpha/beta fold hydrolase, translating to MALRTPTAAAVAAVLAATALGLAPHQAQAAPTAGSAATPGLRFHDIPGSGGITLKGNVFTPAGAVPGGRYPLIVLPTSWGMPQIEYIAQAKKLADSGYVVVSYTSRGFWLSGGEIETAGPADIADVSAVIDWALAHTPADADRVGLGGVSYGAGISLQASAHDPRVKAVVALSGWADLIESIYSGRTQHRQAAGLLGAAGYLTGRPGPELKQILGDFLGSRLDKEEAMIEWGRKRSAVERVDRINANGAAIMLGNAWGDTIFPPNQYATFFEKLTGPKRLEFRPGDHATAEATGLFGLPNDTWTNAHRWFDRYLKGERNGIDGEAPVQIKSRSTDGYEGYASWQEVGAGGAERIPLGDKEHLLTGVNSGADGGIVFLSSVLDQFVKAPPVASIPLLPRTFAAVWQSDRYAEERRVRGTVRLHTTVTPTRGDGTFVAHLYDVGPLGIGKLITHAPHTFHGKTPGQPFGVDLDLFSTAYDVPEGHRLALVVDTVDPLYIEHNPAGAQLTFSSPRTDPSYVSVPLREQ from the coding sequence ATGGCACTCCGCACCCCCACCGCAGCAGCCGTGGCAGCCGTGCTCGCGGCCACCGCCCTGGGCCTGGCCCCCCACCAGGCCCAGGCGGCCCCCACCGCCGGCTCCGCCGCGACCCCCGGCTTGCGTTTCCACGACATCCCCGGCTCCGGCGGCATCACCCTCAAGGGCAACGTCTTCACCCCGGCCGGAGCGGTCCCCGGCGGCCGGTACCCGCTGATCGTGCTCCCCACGAGCTGGGGCATGCCGCAGATCGAATACATCGCCCAGGCGAAGAAGCTCGCCGACTCCGGTTACGTGGTGGTCAGTTACACCTCCCGGGGCTTTTGGCTCTCCGGCGGGGAGATCGAGACGGCCGGCCCGGCCGACATCGCCGACGTCTCCGCCGTCATCGACTGGGCGCTGGCCCACACCCCCGCCGACGCCGACCGCGTGGGCCTCGGCGGTGTCTCGTACGGCGCGGGCATCAGCCTGCAGGCCTCCGCGCACGACCCGCGCGTCAAGGCCGTGGTGGCGCTGAGCGGTTGGGCCGACCTGATCGAGTCCATCTACTCCGGCCGCACCCAACACCGCCAGGCCGCCGGACTGCTCGGCGCCGCCGGCTACCTGACGGGCCGCCCCGGCCCCGAACTGAAGCAGATCCTCGGCGACTTCCTCGGCTCCCGGCTGGACAAAGAGGAGGCGATGATCGAGTGGGGCAGGAAGCGCTCCGCCGTCGAGCGGGTGGACCGGATCAACGCCAACGGCGCCGCGATCATGCTGGGCAACGCCTGGGGCGACACGATCTTCCCGCCCAACCAGTACGCGACGTTCTTCGAGAAACTGACCGGCCCCAAGCGGCTGGAGTTCCGTCCCGGCGACCACGCCACCGCCGAGGCGACCGGCCTGTTCGGCCTGCCCAACGACACGTGGACCAACGCCCACCGCTGGTTCGACCGTTACCTCAAGGGCGAGCGCAACGGCATCGACGGCGAGGCCCCCGTCCAGATCAAGTCCCGCAGCACGGACGGCTACGAGGGCTACGCCTCCTGGCAGGAGGTCGGGGCCGGCGGCGCCGAGCGGATCCCGCTCGGCGACAAGGAGCACCTCCTGACCGGGGTCAACTCCGGCGCGGACGGCGGGATCGTCTTCCTCTCCAGCGTCCTCGACCAGTTCGTCAAGGCGCCCCCGGTCGCCTCGATCCCGCTCCTGCCCCGCACGTTCGCCGCCGTCTGGCAGTCCGACCGCTACGCCGAGGAGCGCCGCGTGCGCGGCACCGTCCGCCTGCACACCACCGTCACGCCCACCCGGGGCGACGGTACGTTCGTCGCCCACCTCTACGACGTCGGCCCCCTCGGCATCGGCAAGTTGATCACCCACGCCCCCCACACCTTCCACGGCAAGACCCCCGGACAGCCCTTCGGCGTGGACCTCGACCTCTTCTCCACCGCCTACGACGTGCCCGAGGGCCACCGGCTCGCCCTCGTCGTCGACACCGTCGACCCGCTGTACATCGAGCACAACCCCGCCGGCGCACAGCTGACCTTCTCCTCGCCGCGCACCGATCCCTCGTACGTCTCGGTACCCCTGCGCGAGCAGTGA
- a CDS encoding cytochrome P450, with translation MERAAEAPATTDVPDAVPDVFDPRLYARGIPHDRYRLLRERHPVAWQPEPEIDGWPAGPGFRAVTRHADVVRVLRDHATYSSWLGATQIRDPDPADLPFLRRTMLNQDPPEHGRLRRLVSRAFTPARVDAFAGRVRERARALLAAAREGAEDGAADVVGAVTDEYALLNLTDLLGIPPADRGLLLEWTVRVIGYQDPDDAPAPLLDPDGKPLNPRSPALLGEMFAYARDLAAHKRAHPGDDVMTALAEAALEPAELEMFFFLLTVAGNDTVRGAAPGGLLALARHPDAYRRLAAGEVAVEGAVEELLRVHPPVLSFRRTAAHDTELAGVPIRAGDKVVVFHASANHDERVFHEPYRLDLTRTPNPHVSFGDGPHVCLGAHFARLQLRVLHEEWRRTMPAPELAGEPRRLVSNFINGITRLPLRVSGPPA, from the coding sequence ATGGAACGCGCCGCCGAAGCCCCCGCGACCACCGACGTGCCTGACGCCGTGCCCGACGTCTTCGACCCGCGCCTCTACGCCCGGGGCATCCCGCACGACCGCTACCGGCTGCTGCGCGAGCGCCACCCCGTGGCCTGGCAGCCCGAGCCGGAGATCGACGGCTGGCCCGCGGGCCCCGGCTTCCGGGCCGTCACCCGCCACGCCGACGTCGTCCGCGTCCTGCGCGACCACGCCACGTACTCCTCCTGGCTCGGCGCCACCCAGATCCGCGACCCCGACCCGGCCGACCTGCCCTTCCTGCGGCGCACCATGCTCAACCAGGATCCCCCCGAGCACGGGCGGCTGCGCCGGCTGGTCTCCCGCGCCTTCACCCCCGCCCGGGTCGACGCCTTCGCCGGCCGGGTCCGCGAGCGGGCCCGTGCGCTCCTCGCCGCCGCCCGCGAGGGCGCCGAGGACGGGGCCGCCGACGTGGTCGGCGCCGTCACCGACGAGTACGCCCTGCTGAACCTCACCGACCTGCTCGGCATCCCGCCCGCCGACCGGGGCCTGCTGCTGGAGTGGACCGTCCGGGTCATCGGCTACCAGGACCCAGACGACGCCCCCGCGCCCCTCCTCGACCCCGACGGCAAGCCGCTCAACCCGCGCTCCCCGGCGCTGCTGGGCGAGATGTTCGCGTACGCCCGCGACCTGGCCGCCCACAAGCGGGCGCACCCCGGCGACGACGTGATGACCGCGCTCGCCGAGGCCGCACTGGAGCCGGCGGAGCTGGAGATGTTCTTCTTCCTGCTGACCGTCGCCGGCAACGACACCGTACGCGGTGCCGCCCCCGGCGGCCTGCTCGCCCTGGCCCGCCACCCGGACGCGTACCGGCGGCTCGCGGCGGGCGAGGTGGCGGTGGAAGGGGCCGTGGAGGAACTCCTGCGCGTCCACCCGCCGGTGCTCAGCTTCCGCCGCACCGCCGCCCACGACACCGAACTCGCGGGCGTCCCGATCCGCGCCGGGGACAAGGTGGTGGTCTTCCACGCCTCCGCCAACCACGACGAACGCGTCTTCCACGAACCCTACCGGCTCGACCTCACCCGCACGCCCAACCCGCACGTGTCCTTCGGCGACGGCCCGCACGTCTGCCTCGGCGCCCACTTCGCCCGACTCCAACTGCGGGTGCTGCACGAGGAGTGGCGTCGCACCATGCCCGCGCCGGAACTGGCGGGGGAACCCCGGCGGTTGGTGTCGAACTTCATCAACGGGATCACGCGGCTTCCGCTACGGGTGTCCGGGCCGCCCGCGTGA
- a CDS encoding response regulator transcription factor, translated as MSRVLLIEDDPSIREGVGLGLRRRGHEVCAAETGEAGLALMAGFHPELVLLDLMLPGINGVQVCRRIRETSEVPIIMLTARGDDVDIVVGLEAGADDYIVKPARTEVIEARVRAVLRRLGDTVGRPEAEQHGELAIDRAGLTVAKNGERVPLAPSELKLLLHLCATPAQVFSRQQLLEYVWEHSYHADARLVDACVRRLRNKIENPDGSPRYIQTVRGFGYRFGPL; from the coding sequence ATGTCACGCGTACTGTTGATCGAGGACGACCCCTCCATCCGGGAAGGGGTGGGCCTCGGCCTGCGCCGACGCGGCCACGAGGTGTGCGCCGCCGAAACCGGCGAGGCCGGACTCGCCCTCATGGCCGGCTTCCACCCCGAGCTCGTCCTGCTCGACCTCATGCTGCCCGGAATCAACGGCGTCCAGGTCTGCCGCCGCATACGCGAGACCAGTGAGGTGCCGATCATCATGCTCACCGCGCGCGGCGACGACGTGGACATCGTCGTCGGCCTGGAGGCCGGCGCCGACGACTACATCGTCAAACCCGCCCGCACCGAGGTCATAGAGGCCCGCGTCCGGGCCGTCCTGCGCCGCCTCGGCGACACCGTCGGCCGCCCCGAGGCCGAGCAGCACGGCGAGCTGGCCATCGACCGCGCCGGCCTGACCGTCGCCAAGAACGGCGAACGCGTCCCCCTGGCGCCCAGCGAACTCAAACTCCTCCTGCACCTCTGCGCCACACCCGCGCAGGTCTTCTCCCGCCAACAACTGCTGGAGTACGTGTGGGAGCACAGCTACCACGCCGACGCCCGCCTCGTGGACGCCTGCGTACGCCGCCTCCGCAACAAGATCGAGAACCCCGACGGCAGCCCCCGCTACATCCAGACCGTACGCGGCTTCGGCTACCGATTCGGGCCGCTGTAA
- the murJ gene encoding murein biosynthesis integral membrane protein MurJ, whose translation MDAATTTVDARPPGPRPTDTDPPQGGSVLRSGALMAAGSIVSRLTGFVRSAVVLAALGTGFLGDSYAVANTVPNILYMLLVGGALNAVFVPELVRAAKEHRDGGAAYTDRLLTACVVALLALTALAVLAAPLIIQTYTPSYTGAKQSTTVALARYCLPQILFYGLFTVLGQVLGARGRFGAMMWTPVLNNLVVIGVFALFLHLAHDAGDGLTADQTRLLGLGTTAGILVQALALIPSLRAARFRWRPRFDWRGSGLARPLRNAGWLVLLVLTNQIAYWVVTRLSTTVGDAAGANGYAAYSSAYQLWIVPQGIITVSLVTALMPRMSGAAADGNLTAVREDVSYALRSSAAVVVPAATVFAALAPWVMDCVAGYGRNGPAEVAGMAGMLLAFAPGLIAFSAQYVLARGFYALSDTRTPFLLNLVIVAANAGLSYAAYLLLPARWAVTGMAGASAVAFTAGAAVTAYALSRRLGPRARTRTTPRAGALATHLRLLAACLPAGAAGYAAARATDGLGAFAAAGTGTAVIAAVVLLLAGPLRLTEITALRASLLRKTGPTGRSRKIGRQRDDTT comes from the coding sequence ATGGACGCCGCCACCACCACGGTCGACGCGCGGCCCCCCGGGCCACGCCCGACCGACACCGACCCGCCGCAGGGCGGATCGGTGCTGCGCAGCGGCGCCCTGATGGCGGCCGGCTCCATCGTCTCCCGCCTCACCGGCTTCGTCCGCTCCGCCGTCGTCCTCGCGGCGCTGGGCACCGGCTTCCTCGGCGACAGCTACGCCGTCGCCAACACGGTCCCCAACATCCTCTACATGCTGCTCGTCGGCGGCGCCCTCAACGCCGTCTTCGTCCCCGAGCTCGTCCGCGCCGCCAAGGAACACCGCGACGGCGGGGCCGCGTACACCGACCGGCTGCTCACCGCCTGCGTCGTGGCCCTCCTCGCACTCACCGCCCTCGCGGTCCTCGCCGCACCGCTGATCATCCAGACGTACACGCCCTCGTACACCGGCGCCAAGCAGAGCACCACCGTCGCCCTCGCCCGCTACTGCCTGCCGCAGATCCTCTTCTACGGCCTGTTCACCGTCCTCGGACAGGTCCTCGGCGCCCGGGGCCGCTTCGGCGCCATGATGTGGACCCCCGTCCTGAACAACCTCGTCGTCATCGGGGTCTTCGCGCTCTTCCTCCACCTCGCCCACGACGCCGGCGACGGCCTCACCGCCGACCAGACCCGGCTGCTCGGCCTCGGCACCACCGCCGGCATCCTCGTCCAGGCCCTCGCCCTGATCCCCTCCCTGCGCGCCGCCCGCTTCCGCTGGCGACCCCGCTTCGACTGGCGCGGCAGCGGCCTCGCCCGACCCCTGCGCAACGCGGGCTGGCTCGTGCTGCTCGTCCTCACCAACCAGATCGCCTACTGGGTCGTCACCCGCCTGTCCACCACCGTCGGCGACGCCGCCGGAGCCAACGGCTACGCTGCCTACAGCAGCGCCTACCAGCTGTGGATCGTCCCCCAGGGCATCATCACCGTCTCCCTGGTCACCGCCCTGATGCCCCGCATGAGCGGAGCCGCCGCCGACGGGAACCTCACCGCCGTCCGCGAGGACGTCTCCTACGCCCTGCGCTCCAGTGCCGCCGTCGTCGTCCCCGCCGCGACCGTCTTCGCCGCCCTCGCCCCCTGGGTCATGGACTGCGTCGCCGGCTACGGACGCAACGGCCCCGCCGAGGTCGCCGGCATGGCGGGCATGCTGCTCGCCTTCGCCCCCGGCCTGATCGCCTTCTCCGCCCAGTACGTGCTCGCGCGCGGCTTCTACGCCCTCTCCGACACCCGGACCCCTTTCCTGCTGAACCTCGTCATCGTCGCGGCCAACGCCGGCCTCTCCTACGCCGCCTACCTGCTGCTCCCGGCGCGCTGGGCCGTCACCGGCATGGCCGGCGCCTCCGCCGTCGCCTTCACCGCCGGCGCCGCCGTCACCGCGTACGCCCTCTCCCGCCGACTCGGCCCGCGCGCGCGGACCCGTACGACGCCCCGCGCCGGCGCCCTCGCGACCCACCTGCGGCTGCTCGCCGCCTGTCTGCCCGCCGGCGCCGCCGGATACGCGGCGGCGCGGGCGACCGACGGGCTCGGGGCGTTCGCGGCGGCCGGGACGGGAACCGCCGTCATCGCCGCCGTCGTCCTCCTCCTCGCCGGGCCGCTGCGCCTGACGGAGATCACCGCCCTGCGCGCCTCCCTGCTCCGGAAGACCGGCCCGACCGGGAGGAGCCGCAAGATCGGCCGTCAGCGGGACGACACCACATGA
- the ggt gene encoding gamma-glutamyltransferase, producing the protein MRRPAARPLALVALAGALVSTGAAAPPTVATPPKVPVAAGYGGAVASVDADASAAGIAVLRSGGNAVDAAVATAAALGVTEPYSAGIGGGGYLVYYDARTRRVHTVDGRETAPASATATLFQENGVPIPFAEGQTSGRAVGVPGTPATWRTALDAWGTRPLGQLLRPAEKLARDGFTVDATFRAQTEANQDRFKDFPDTRELFLPGGRLPVVGSTFKNPDLADTYAELARKGAGALYRGPIAEDIVNTVRKPPVDPAATRVVRSGDLTTADLRAYATKRQEPTRIRYRGLDVYGMAPSSSGGTTVGEALNILERTDVSKLSETQYLHRFIEASRISFADRGRWVGDPAAESVPTRELLSQRYADTRGCLIRPDRALTSPLAPGDPRHPVACGDTGQAAPTTYEGENTTHLTVADRWGNVVSYTLTIESTGGSAITVPGRGFLLNNELTDFSFAPAAPGVPDPNLPGPGKRPRSSMSPTIVLDDGRPVLAVGSPGGATIITTVLQTLLGHLDRGLPLVDAIAAPRASQRNQTTTELEPGLWNSPLRAELEALGQGFRQNPEIGAATGVQRLPDGRWLAAAETTRRGGGSAMVVHPHGRP; encoded by the coding sequence ATGCGTCGTCCCGCCGCACGTCCATTAGCGCTCGTCGCCCTCGCGGGGGCGCTCGTCTCCACCGGGGCCGCGGCCCCGCCCACCGTCGCCACCCCGCCCAAGGTCCCGGTCGCCGCCGGGTACGGCGGGGCCGTCGCGAGCGTCGACGCCGACGCCTCGGCCGCCGGGATCGCCGTCCTGCGCTCGGGCGGCAACGCCGTGGACGCCGCCGTCGCCACCGCCGCCGCGCTCGGGGTCACCGAGCCGTACTCGGCGGGGATCGGCGGGGGCGGCTACCTCGTCTACTACGACGCCAGGACCCGCCGCGTCCACACCGTCGACGGCCGCGAGACGGCCCCGGCGAGCGCCACCGCCACGCTGTTCCAGGAGAACGGCGTCCCCATCCCCTTCGCCGAGGGCCAGACCAGCGGCCGCGCCGTCGGCGTCCCCGGCACCCCCGCCACCTGGCGCACCGCCCTCGACGCCTGGGGCACCCGCCCGCTGGGTCAACTCCTGCGGCCCGCCGAGAAACTGGCCCGCGACGGCTTCACCGTCGACGCCACCTTCCGGGCGCAGACCGAGGCCAACCAGGACCGCTTCAAGGACTTCCCCGACACGCGCGAGCTCTTCCTGCCGGGCGGCCGACTGCCGGTCGTCGGCTCGACGTTCAAGAACCCGGACCTCGCCGACACCTACGCCGAACTCGCCCGCAAGGGCGCCGGCGCCCTCTACCGGGGCCCGATCGCCGAGGACATCGTCAACACCGTCCGCAAACCCCCCGTGGACCCGGCCGCCACGCGCGTCGTCCGCTCCGGTGACCTGACCACCGCCGACCTGCGGGCCTACGCGACCAAGCGGCAGGAACCGACCCGCATCCGCTACCGGGGCCTGGACGTCTACGGCATGGCGCCCTCCTCCTCCGGCGGCACCACCGTCGGCGAGGCGCTGAACATCCTGGAGCGCACGGACGTCTCGAAGCTCTCCGAGACGCAGTACCTGCACCGCTTCATCGAGGCCTCCCGGATCTCCTTCGCCGACCGGGGCCGCTGGGTCGGCGACCCGGCCGCCGAGTCCGTCCCGACCCGCGAGCTGCTCTCGCAGCGGTACGCCGACACGCGCGGCTGCCTCATCCGGCCGGACCGCGCCCTGACCAGCCCGCTCGCCCCCGGCGACCCCCGGCACCCGGTGGCCTGCGGCGACACCGGCCAGGCCGCGCCCACGACCTACGAGGGGGAGAACACCACCCACCTGACGGTCGCCGACCGCTGGGGCAACGTCGTCTCCTACACCCTGACCATCGAGTCCACGGGCGGCAGCGCCATCACCGTCCCCGGGCGCGGCTTCCTGCTCAACAACGAGCTGACCGACTTCTCCTTCGCCCCGGCCGCCCCCGGCGTCCCGGACCCGAACCTGCCCGGCCCCGGCAAGCGCCCGCGCTCCTCCATGTCCCCGACCATCGTCCTCGACGACGGCCGGCCCGTCCTGGCCGTCGGCTCCCCGGGCGGCGCCACCATCATCACCACCGTCCTGCAGACCCTGCTGGGCCACCTGGACCGGGGCCTGCCCCTGGTCGACGCCATCGCGGCGCCGCGCGCCAGCCAGCGCAACCAGACCACCACCGAGCTGGAGCCGGGCCTGTGGAACAGCCCGCTGCGCGCCGAACTGGAGGCGCTGGGGCAGGGCTTCCGGCAGAACCCGGAGATCGGCGCGGCGACCGGCGTGCAACGCCTGCCGGACGGCCGCTGGCTGGCCGCCGCCGAGACGACCCGCCGGGGCGGAGGCTCGGCGATGGTGGTGCACCCGCACGGCAGGCCGTAG
- a CDS encoding HAMP domain-containing sensor histidine kinase: protein MRNLAPLGLRTRLIAAFLLVAAISAVGTAALTYQQARTAILKQSQDTAVSTLRDQLENQSLVLPLDQQQVQRVVNEIGKRGKPHPWSVFAEYGTLRASTAGAPDLPPAVTTSLRTRITAHPHGAFQRVEDARGEPQLAIGMPAVFGRDGQREATGLVLYAVMPLLTEQQTVDAMVQAARQGAVPGLAIAVIPALLAARSVQRPVRDMRRAAERLGRGRLDTRIEVRGADELAGLARTFNETAGALEESVAELREAETRARRFASDVSHELRTPLAGMLAVTEVLDEDADQLDPDTAKALRLISAETGKLAVLVEDLMEISRFDARAAELHPDDVDLAEAVGKTLERRHWDDDRVTTDLPPGLRARLDPRRFDVVLANLVGNALRHGGAPVRIHVRTASGPAGERLLLEVADSGAGIAEEVLPHVFDRFFKADAARTRSAGSGLGLAITLENVRLHGGTLSAANAPGGGAVFTVDMPLEVTA, encoded by the coding sequence GTGCGAAACCTGGCGCCGCTCGGGCTGCGCACCCGCCTGATCGCGGCGTTCCTGCTGGTCGCCGCGATCAGCGCGGTCGGCACGGCCGCCCTCACCTACCAACAGGCGCGCACCGCCATCCTCAAGCAGAGCCAGGACACCGCCGTCAGCACCCTGCGCGACCAACTGGAGAACCAGTCCCTGGTCCTGCCGCTCGACCAACAGCAGGTGCAGCGCGTCGTCAACGAGATCGGCAAACGGGGCAAACCACACCCCTGGTCGGTGTTCGCCGAATACGGCACCCTGCGCGCCTCCACCGCCGGTGCCCCGGACCTTCCCCCGGCGGTCACCACGTCCCTGCGCACGCGGATCACCGCCCACCCCCACGGCGCCTTCCAACGCGTCGAGGACGCCCGGGGCGAACCCCAACTGGCCATCGGCATGCCCGCCGTCTTCGGCCGCGACGGCCAACGCGAGGCGACCGGCCTCGTCCTGTACGCCGTCATGCCGCTGCTCACCGAACAGCAGACCGTCGACGCCATGGTCCAGGCCGCCCGACAGGGCGCCGTCCCCGGTCTCGCCATCGCCGTCATCCCCGCCCTGCTCGCCGCCCGCAGCGTCCAGCGACCCGTACGGGACATGCGCCGCGCCGCCGAACGGCTCGGCCGGGGCCGCCTCGACACCCGGATCGAGGTCCGGGGCGCCGACGAACTCGCCGGCCTGGCCCGTACCTTCAACGAGACCGCCGGAGCCCTGGAGGAGTCCGTCGCCGAACTGCGCGAGGCCGAGACCCGGGCCCGCCGCTTCGCCTCCGACGTCTCCCACGAGCTGCGCACCCCGCTCGCCGGGATGCTCGCCGTCACCGAGGTCCTCGACGAGGACGCCGACCAGCTCGACCCCGACACCGCCAAGGCGCTGCGGCTGATCAGTGCCGAGACCGGGAAGCTGGCCGTCCTCGTGGAAGACCTGATGGAGATCTCCCGCTTCGACGCCCGCGCCGCCGAACTCCACCCCGACGACGTGGACCTCGCCGAAGCGGTCGGCAAGACGCTGGAGCGCCGCCACTGGGACGACGACCGGGTCACCACCGACCTGCCGCCCGGCCTGCGCGCCCGACTCGACCCGCGCCGCTTCGACGTGGTCCTCGCCAACCTCGTCGGCAACGCCCTTCGCCACGGCGGCGCCCCGGTACGGATCCACGTACGCACAGCGTCCGGCCCCGCGGGGGAACGGCTGCTGCTGGAGGTCGCCGACAGCGGCGCCGGCATCGCCGAGGAGGTACTGCCGCACGTCTTCGACCGGTTCTTCAAGGCCGACGCCGCCCGCACCCGCTCCGCCGGCAGCGGCCTCGGGCTCGCCATCACCCTGGAGAACGTCCGCCTGCACGGGGGCACCCTGAGCGCCGCCAACGCGCCCGGCGGGGGAGCGGTGTTCACCGTCGACATGCCCTTGGAGGTGACGGCGTGA